A stretch of the Thermus thermophilus genome encodes the following:
- a CDS encoding sensor histidine kinase: protein MTLRTRITLLTAGLLLVAFLVLGFALEGLLRNFLYGSLRADLKEAANQVVRLLNLGGQALLEAGLPPGLYAEVQLLPEEDPALLAREGGISLQKSPALGSQRLLLQEEAYRELLKRGEVWAYAELPREGHPLRLLVYARKVEVNLSGSVWKGALLVGRPTEDLEATLSQFARIYAGTALFVLLLSLFLARGLVARALEPLEWAARKAEAMSARPEPLPEPETRDEVAALVKALNGMLSRLQEAFEAQTRFLQDASHELRTPITAILGHVGYLLRRTPLTEAQRESLEIVRREAERMGKLVSDLLDLSQSGTWRIRPVPVRVLDLLEEVREEFAKSFDGEILVEAPEDLHVLGDPDRLHQVLANLVSNALKAGARHVWLRAFDLGDKAVVRVEDDGEGIPEEHLPHLFERFYRVDKARDRERGGSGLGLAIVKAILEAHGGEIWVESEVGKGTAFSFSLPASGPPPPPR from the coding sequence ATGACCCTTAGGACCCGGATCACCCTCCTCACGGCGGGGCTTCTCCTCGTGGCCTTTTTGGTCCTCGGCTTCGCCCTGGAGGGGCTCCTTCGGAACTTCCTCTACGGGAGCCTGCGCGCCGACCTAAAGGAGGCGGCCAACCAGGTGGTGCGCCTCCTCAACCTGGGGGGCCAGGCCCTCCTCGAGGCCGGCCTCCCCCCGGGCCTCTACGCCGAGGTCCAGCTCCTCCCCGAGGAGGACCCGGCCCTCCTCGCCCGGGAGGGCGGGATCAGCCTGCAGAAAAGCCCCGCCCTGGGAAGCCAGCGCCTCCTCCTCCAAGAGGAGGCCTACCGGGAGCTCCTCAAGCGGGGAGAGGTGTGGGCCTACGCGGAGCTCCCCCGGGAGGGCCACCCCCTGCGGCTTCTCGTCTACGCCCGGAAGGTGGAGGTCAACCTCTCCGGCTCGGTGTGGAAGGGCGCCCTCCTCGTGGGCCGGCCCACGGAGGACCTGGAGGCCACCCTAAGCCAGTTCGCCCGCATCTACGCGGGCACGGCCCTCTTCGTCCTCCTCCTCTCCCTCTTCCTCGCCCGCGGCCTCGTGGCCCGGGCCCTGGAGCCCTTGGAGTGGGCGGCGCGAAAGGCCGAGGCCATGAGCGCCCGCCCCGAGCCCTTACCGGAGCCGGAAACCCGGGACGAGGTGGCCGCCCTGGTCAAGGCCCTGAACGGGATGCTCTCCCGCCTGCAGGAGGCCTTTGAGGCCCAGACCCGCTTCCTCCAGGACGCCTCCCACGAGCTCAGGACCCCCATCACCGCCATCCTGGGGCACGTGGGCTACCTCCTCCGGCGCACCCCCCTCACCGAGGCCCAGCGGGAAAGCCTGGAAATCGTGCGGCGGGAGGCGGAGCGCATGGGCAAGCTCGTCTCCGACCTCCTGGACCTCTCGCAAAGCGGCACCTGGAGGATCCGCCCCGTGCCCGTGCGGGTCCTGGACCTCCTGGAGGAAGTGCGGGAGGAGTTCGCCAAAAGCTTTGACGGGGAGATCCTGGTGGAAGCCCCCGAGGACCTCCATGTCCTGGGCGACCCCGACCGGCTCCACCAGGTCCTGGCCAACCTCGTCTCCAACGCCCTCAAGGCGGGGGCCAGGCACGTGTGGCTTAGGGCCTTTGACCTAGGGGACAAGGCGGTGGTCCGGGTGGAAGACGACGGGGAGGGGATCCCCGAGGAACACCTCCCCCACCTCTTTGAGCGCTTCTACCGGGTGGACAAGGCCCGGGACCGGGAACGGGGCGGGTCGGGGCTCGGCCTCGCCATCGTGAAGGCCATCCTCGAGGCCCACGGGGGCGAGATCTGGGTGGAAAGCGAGGTGGGAAAGGGCACGGCCTTCAGCTTCTCCCTTCCCGCAAGCGGGCCACCGCCTCCTCCACGCTGA
- a CDS encoding response regulator transcription factor, with the protein MEPPLILIVEDEKDIARFLELELQAEGYRTEVAHDGITGLSKFREVNPNLVILDLMLPVMDGIEVAKRIRKTSNVPILILTAKDRVEDKVAGLDAGADDYLVKPFSIEELLARVRAHLRRVTPAITGEIRVADLIINLEGREVFRGNRRIELSNKEFELLELLAKNPGKVFSRYEIEEKVWPGYQGGSNVVDVYIGYLRKKLEAGGERRLIHTVRGVGYVLRED; encoded by the coding sequence ATGGAGCCGCCCCTGATCCTCATCGTGGAGGACGAGAAGGACATCGCCCGCTTCCTTGAGCTTGAGCTCCAGGCCGAGGGCTACCGCACGGAGGTGGCCCACGACGGGATCACCGGGCTTTCCAAGTTCCGGGAGGTGAACCCCAACCTGGTGATCCTGGACCTGATGCTCCCCGTGATGGACGGGATTGAGGTGGCCAAGCGCATCCGCAAGACCTCCAACGTGCCCATCCTCATCCTCACCGCCAAGGACCGGGTGGAGGACAAGGTGGCGGGGCTGGACGCCGGGGCCGACGACTACTTGGTGAAGCCCTTTTCCATTGAGGAGCTCCTCGCCCGGGTGCGGGCCCACCTCCGCCGGGTCACCCCGGCCATCACCGGGGAGATCCGGGTGGCGGACCTCATCATCAACCTCGAGGGCCGGGAGGTCTTCCGGGGAAACCGCCGCATTGAACTCTCCAACAAGGAGTTTGAGCTTCTGGAGCTCCTCGCCAAAAACCCCGGCAAGGTTTTCAGCCGCTACGAGATTGAGGAGAAGGTCTGGCCGGGCTACCAGGGGGGGAGCAACGTGGTGGACGTCTACATCGGCTACCTGCGCAAGAAGCTGGAGGCGGGGGGGGAGCGCCGCCTCATCCACACGGTGCGGGGCGTGGGGTACGTCCTCAGGGAGGACTGA
- the ppsA gene encoding phosphoenolpyruvate synthase yields the protein MKWVRFFHEVGLEDVPLVGGKNASLGEMIRELSPLGVKVPEGFATTSEAYWHFLRHNGLQEAIARELEGLDPEDPKALQRASRRLRNLILKGEYPQDLREEILEAYRRLSEEAGEEEIPVAVRSSATAEDLPTASFAGQQESFLYVQGEEDLLLHVKRAMASLFTARAISYRAHMGFDHLKVALSVGVQRMVRADSAASGVIFTLDPDTGHRGFVYLTAIYGLGENIVQGRVIPDGYYVHKETFREGFRAVVYRRLGAKELTLAFDPREGRLKNRPTPPYLRNRFALKDEEVLRLADWALKIEDHYSRKRGSPTPMDIEWAKDGPTGELFVLQARPETVHSQKAPVLRVFRLLKRGEVLAEGLAVGEAIAAGRARVLRDPREMDRFQEGEVLVTETTNPDWEPIMKKAAAIVTERGGRTSHAAIVARELGVPAVVGAVGATRSVPEGEEVTVSCAEGERGVVYRGRLPFEVEEIRPETLPKTRTRILVNVGTPEEALRTSLLPTEGVGLLRMEFVFASHVRVHPLALTRFETLPKEVRRQVEEITEAYPDKRAYFVERLSEGIGLIAAAFYPRPVLLRFSDFKTNEYARLLGGHLFEPKEENPMLGWRGASRYYHPDYKEGFLLEVAAVKRVREGMGLKNLMVMVPFCRTPEEGKKVLEAMAEGGLRRGEGGLEVYVMAEIPSNVLEAEAFAELFDGFSIGSNDLTQLALGLDRDSERVAHLFDERRETVKRLAAMLIEKAHAKGKKVGICGQAPSDYPEFAAFLVERGIDSLSLNPDALLRTVREVAEVERRLGIG from the coding sequence ATGAAGTGGGTGCGGTTTTTCCACGAGGTGGGCCTCGAGGACGTCCCCCTGGTGGGGGGGAAGAACGCCTCCTTGGGGGAGATGATCCGGGAGCTCTCCCCCTTAGGGGTCAAGGTGCCCGAGGGCTTCGCCACCACCAGCGAGGCCTATTGGCACTTCCTCCGGCATAACGGCCTTCAGGAGGCCATCGCCCGGGAGCTGGAGGGGCTGGACCCGGAGGACCCCAAGGCCTTGCAGAGGGCAAGCCGCCGCCTGCGGAACCTGATCCTGAAGGGCGAATACCCCCAAGACCTCCGGGAGGAGATCCTGGAGGCCTACCGCAGGCTTTCCGAGGAGGCGGGGGAGGAGGAGATCCCCGTGGCCGTGCGGAGTAGCGCCACCGCCGAGGACCTCCCCACGGCGAGCTTCGCCGGGCAGCAGGAAAGCTTTCTCTACGTCCAGGGGGAGGAGGACCTCCTCCTCCACGTGAAGCGGGCCATGGCGAGCCTCTTCACCGCGCGGGCCATCAGCTACCGGGCCCACATGGGCTTTGACCACCTCAAGGTGGCCCTCTCCGTGGGGGTCCAGCGCATGGTGCGGGCGGACAGCGCCGCAAGCGGGGTCATCTTCACCCTGGACCCCGACACCGGCCACCGGGGCTTCGTCTACCTCACGGCCATCTACGGCCTCGGGGAGAACATCGTCCAGGGCCGGGTGATCCCGGACGGGTACTACGTGCACAAGGAGACCTTCCGGGAGGGCTTCCGGGCCGTGGTCTACCGAAGGCTCGGCGCCAAGGAGCTCACCCTGGCCTTTGACCCCAGGGAAGGCCGGCTCAAGAACCGGCCCACGCCGCCTTACCTAAGGAACCGCTTCGCCCTAAAGGACGAGGAGGTCCTCCGCCTCGCCGACTGGGCCCTGAAGATTGAGGACCACTACTCCAGGAAGCGGGGAAGCCCCACCCCCATGGACATTGAGTGGGCCAAGGACGGCCCCACGGGGGAGCTCTTCGTCCTCCAGGCCCGGCCCGAGACCGTCCACTCCCAGAAGGCCCCCGTCCTCCGCGTCTTCCGCCTCCTCAAGCGGGGCGAGGTCCTGGCGGAGGGCCTCGCCGTGGGGGAGGCCATCGCCGCGGGCCGGGCCCGCGTCCTCAGGGACCCGAGGGAGATGGACCGCTTCCAGGAGGGGGAGGTCCTGGTCACGGAGACCACCAACCCCGACTGGGAGCCCATCATGAAGAAGGCGGCGGCCATCGTCACCGAAAGGGGTGGGCGCACCTCCCACGCGGCCATCGTGGCCCGGGAGCTGGGGGTGCCCGCGGTGGTGGGGGCGGTGGGGGCCACCCGGAGCGTCCCCGAGGGGGAGGAGGTCACGGTCTCCTGCGCCGAGGGGGAGCGGGGCGTGGTCTACCGGGGAAGGCTCCCCTTTGAGGTGGAGGAGATCCGCCCCGAGACCCTGCCCAAGACCCGGACCCGGATCCTGGTGAACGTGGGCACCCCGGAGGAGGCCCTGAGGACGAGCCTCCTTCCCACGGAGGGGGTGGGGCTTTTGCGCATGGAGTTCGTCTTCGCGAGCCACGTGCGCGTCCACCCCCTGGCCCTCACCCGGTTTGAAACCCTCCCCAAGGAGGTGCGCCGCCAGGTGGAGGAGATCACCGAGGCCTACCCCGACAAGCGGGCCTACTTCGTGGAGCGCCTGAGCGAGGGCATCGGCCTCATCGCCGCCGCCTTCTATCCGAGGCCCGTTCTCCTCCGCTTCTCCGACTTCAAGACCAACGAGTACGCCCGCCTCCTCGGGGGGCACCTCTTTGAGCCCAAGGAGGAAAACCCCATGCTGGGGTGGCGGGGGGCGAGCCGCTACTACCACCCGGACTACAAGGAGGGCTTCCTCCTGGAGGTGGCCGCGGTGAAGCGGGTCAGGGAGGGGATGGGCCTCAAGAACCTCATGGTCATGGTCCCCTTCTGCCGCACCCCGGAGGAGGGAAAGAAGGTCCTGGAGGCCATGGCCGAGGGGGGGCTTAGGCGGGGGGAGGGGGGCCTCGAGGTCTACGTGATGGCGGAGATCCCCTCCAACGTCCTCGAGGCCGAGGCCTTCGCCGAGCTCTTTGACGGCTTCTCCATCGGCTCCAACGACCTCACCCAGCTCGCCTTGGGCCTGGACCGGGACTCCGAGCGGGTGGCCCACCTCTTTGACGAGCGGCGGGAGACGGTGAAGCGCCTCGCGGCCATGCTCATTGAGAAGGCCCACGCCAAGGGGAAGAAGGTGGGTATTTGTGGCCAGGCCCCCTCCGACTACCCCGAGTTCGCCGCCTTCCTGGTGGAACGGGGCATAGACTCCCTAAGCCTCAACCCCGACGCCCTCCTGCGCACGGTGCGGGAGGTGGCCGAGGTGGAAAGGAGGCTCGGGATCGGGTAG
- a CDS encoding AAA family ATPase yields the protein MSLERLREALGRVLFGQEEAIEALLATFLARGHALLEGTPGLGKTLLAEGFARASGLSYKRIQFTPDLLPQDLTGSEVYREGRFVFVPGPIFAQVVLADEINRAPPKVQSALLEAMQERAVTAGGVRYPLPEPFFVLATQNPLELEGTYPLPEAQLDRFTAKIPFRPPRREVWLRILTEEPKAPEPVEVDLLKAQEEAKEVRVAKEALEAITHVAFLTQEDRRLRMGLSPRGAKAWLSLARALAYLRGKPLVDWKELKDAAFLALPHRLFLTEEALYEGESAEGVLKEALKKGGIP from the coding sequence GTGTCCCTGGAACGCCTTCGGGAGGCCTTGGGGAGGGTGCTCTTCGGCCAGGAGGAGGCCATAGAGGCCCTCCTCGCCACCTTCCTCGCCCGGGGGCACGCCCTCTTGGAGGGGACCCCGGGCCTGGGAAAGACCCTTCTGGCGGAGGGCTTCGCCCGGGCGAGCGGCCTAAGCTACAAGCGCATCCAGTTCACCCCGGACCTCCTCCCCCAGGACCTCACGGGAAGCGAGGTCTACCGGGAGGGGCGCTTCGTCTTCGTCCCGGGCCCCATCTTCGCCCAGGTGGTCCTGGCGGACGAGATCAACCGGGCGCCCCCCAAGGTGCAGTCGGCCCTCCTCGAGGCCATGCAGGAAAGGGCGGTGACCGCAGGGGGGGTGCGCTATCCCTTGCCCGAACCCTTCTTCGTCCTGGCCACGCAAAACCCCCTGGAGCTGGAGGGCACCTACCCCCTGCCCGAGGCCCAGCTGGACCGCTTCACCGCCAAGATCCCCTTCCGCCCCCCGAGGCGGGAGGTGTGGCTCAGGATCCTCACCGAGGAACCCAAGGCCCCAGAGCCAGTGGAGGTGGACCTCCTAAAGGCCCAGGAGGAGGCGAAGGAGGTGCGGGTGGCCAAGGAGGCCCTGGAGGCCATCACCCACGTGGCCTTCCTCACCCAGGAGGACCGGCGCCTCCGCATGGGGCTTTCCCCCCGCGGGGCCAAGGCGTGGCTTTCCCTCGCCCGGGCCCTCGCCTACCTGCGGGGGAAGCCCTTGGTGGACTGGAAGGAGCTTAAGGACGCCGCCTTCCTCGCCCTCCCCCACCGCCTCTTCCTCACGGAGGAGGCGCTTTACGAAGGGGAAAGCGCCGAAGGGGTGCTGAAGGAAGCCCTAAAGAAAGGAGGCATTCCATGA
- a CDS encoding elongation factor G yields the protein MIRTVALVGHAGSGKTTLTEALLFHTGAKERMGRVEEGTTTTDYTPEAKLHRTTVRTGVAPLRYREHRIFLLDAPGYGDFVGEIRGALEAADAALVAVSAEAGVQVGTERAWTVAERLGLPRMVVVTKLDKGGDYYALLQDLRSTLGPILPIDLPLYEGSRWVGLMDVFHGKAYRYQEGREVEVEVPEEERERAQRFRQEVLEAIVETDEGLLEKYLEGEEVTGEALEKAFHEAVRRGLLYPVALASGETGIGVLPLLDLILEAFPSPEERFGDGPPLAKVFKVQVDPFMGQVAYLRLYRGRLKPGDALQSEAGPVRLPHLYVPMGKDLLEVEEAEAGFILGLPKAENLHRGMVLWQGERPESEEVPFARLPEPNVPVALHPKGRTDEAKLGEALRKLLEEDPSLKIERQEETGELLLWGHGELHLATAKERLSDYGVEVTFSVPKVPYRETIKKVAEGQGKYKKQTGGHGQYGDVWLRLEPASEYAFEWRITGGVIPSKYQEAIEEGIKEAAKKGVLAGFPVMGFKAIVYNGSYHEVDSSDLAFQIAASMAFKKVMAEAHPVLLEPIYRLKVLVPQERVGDVLSDLQARRGRILGMEQEGALSAVRAEVPLAEVLEYYKVLPSLTGGAGAYTLEFSHYAEVPPHLAQRIVQERAREG from the coding sequence ATGATCAGAACGGTTGCCCTGGTAGGGCACGCGGGAAGCGGCAAGACCACCCTCACCGAAGCCCTTCTTTTCCACACGGGGGCCAAGGAGCGCATGGGCCGGGTGGAGGAGGGCACCACCACCACGGACTACACCCCCGAGGCCAAGCTCCACCGCACCACGGTGCGCACCGGGGTCGCCCCCTTGCGCTACCGGGAGCACCGCATCTTCCTCCTGGATGCCCCCGGGTACGGGGACTTCGTGGGGGAGATCCGGGGAGCCCTGGAGGCCGCGGACGCCGCCTTGGTGGCCGTGTCCGCGGAGGCCGGGGTGCAGGTGGGCACGGAGAGGGCCTGGACCGTGGCGGAAAGGCTTGGCCTTCCCCGGATGGTGGTGGTCACCAAGCTGGACAAGGGCGGGGACTACTACGCCCTCCTCCAGGACCTGAGGAGCACCCTGGGCCCCATCCTCCCCATAGACCTACCCCTCTACGAGGGAAGCCGGTGGGTGGGGCTCATGGACGTCTTCCACGGCAAGGCCTACCGCTACCAGGAGGGGCGGGAAGTGGAGGTGGAGGTTCCCGAGGAGGAGAGGGAAAGGGCCCAGCGCTTCCGCCAGGAGGTCCTCGAGGCCATCGTGGAGACGGACGAGGGCCTCTTGGAGAAGTACCTGGAGGGGGAGGAGGTCACGGGGGAGGCCCTGGAGAAGGCCTTCCACGAGGCGGTGCGGCGGGGCCTCCTCTACCCCGTGGCCCTGGCCTCCGGGGAAACGGGCATCGGCGTCCTGCCCCTTCTGGACCTGATCCTCGAGGCCTTCCCCTCCCCCGAAGAGCGCTTCGGGGATGGCCCCCCTTTGGCCAAGGTCTTCAAGGTCCAGGTGGACCCCTTCATGGGCCAGGTGGCCTACCTGCGCCTCTACCGGGGAAGGCTTAAGCCCGGGGACGCCCTCCAAAGCGAGGCGGGACCGGTGCGCCTCCCCCACCTCTACGTGCCCATGGGGAAGGACCTCTTAGAGGTGGAGGAGGCGGAGGCGGGGTTCATCCTGGGGCTTCCCAAGGCGGAAAACCTCCACCGGGGCATGGTCCTCTGGCAAGGGGAAAGGCCGGAAAGCGAGGAGGTCCCCTTCGCCCGCCTGCCCGAGCCCAACGTGCCCGTGGCCCTTCACCCCAAGGGGCGCACGGACGAGGCCAAGCTGGGCGAGGCCCTGAGGAAGCTTTTGGAGGAGGACCCAAGCCTGAAGATAGAGCGCCAGGAGGAGACCGGGGAGCTCCTCCTTTGGGGCCACGGGGAGCTCCACCTCGCCACGGCCAAGGAGCGCCTTTCGGACTACGGGGTGGAGGTGACCTTCTCCGTGCCCAAGGTGCCCTACCGGGAGACCATCAAGAAGGTGGCCGAGGGCCAGGGCAAGTACAAGAAGCAGACCGGGGGGCACGGCCAGTACGGGGACGTGTGGCTCAGGCTGGAGCCCGCGAGCGAGTACGCCTTTGAGTGGCGCATCACCGGCGGGGTCATCCCCAGCAAGTACCAGGAGGCCATAGAGGAGGGGATCAAGGAAGCGGCCAAGAAGGGGGTGCTGGCGGGCTTCCCGGTGATGGGCTTCAAGGCCATCGTCTACAACGGCTCCTACCACGAGGTGGACTCCTCGGACCTGGCCTTCCAGATCGCTGCAAGCATGGCCTTCAAGAAGGTGATGGCCGAGGCCCACCCCGTGCTCCTAGAGCCCATCTACCGCCTCAAGGTCCTCGTCCCCCAGGAGCGGGTGGGGGACGTCCTCTCCGACCTCCAGGCCCGCCGGGGGCGGATCTTGGGCATGGAGCAGGAAGGCGCCTTAAGCGCGGTGCGGGCCGAGGTGCCCCTCGCCGAGGTCCTGGAGTACTACAAGGTCCTGCCGAGCCTCACCGGGGGGGCGGGGGCCTACACCCTGGAGTTCAGCCACTACGCCGAGGTCCCCCCGCACCTCGCCCAAAGGATCGTCCAGGAGAGGGCCCGGGAGGGCTAG
- a CDS encoding Mov34/MPN/PAD-1 family protein, whose product MLYLPRRLLEETEAHLRREAPKEGVGLWAGRREVERVVPLPNVHPNPLTGYLAEPLALLRALKALEREGLSLLAIYHSHPSGPALPSPRDIKEARWRVPYVIFGTDGVRAFLLPEGQEVALVVL is encoded by the coding sequence GTGCTTTACCTGCCGCGGAGGTTGCTTGAGGAAACGGAGGCCCACCTGCGCCGGGAGGCCCCCAAGGAGGGGGTGGGGCTTTGGGCGGGGAGGCGGGAGGTGGAGCGGGTCGTTCCCCTGCCCAACGTCCACCCGAACCCCCTCACGGGCTACCTGGCGGAGCCCCTGGCCCTGCTTAGGGCCCTAAAAGCGCTTGAGCGGGAGGGGCTTTCCCTCCTCGCCATCTACCACTCCCACCCTTCTGGCCCCGCCCTCCCGAGCCCGAGGGACATCAAGGAAGCCCGCTGGCGGGTGCCCTACGTCATCTTCGGCACGGACGGGGTCCGGGCCTTCCTCCTTCCCGAGGGGCAGGAGGTGGCCCTGGTGGTGCTCTAG
- the rocF gene encoding arginase — protein sequence MPPMERVAVVGVPMDLGANRRGVDMGPSALRYARLLEQLEDLGYTVEDLGDVPVSLVRSSRRRGQGLAYLEEIRAAALALKERLASLPEGVFPIVLGGDHSLSMGSVAGAARGRRVGVVWVDAHADFNTPETSPSGNVHGMPLAVLSGLGHPRLTEVFRAVDPRDVVLVGVRSLDPGEKRLLREAGVRVYAMHEVDRLGVARIAEEILSHLQGLPLHVSLDADVLDPALAPGVGTPVPGGLTYREAHLLMEILAESGRVQSLDLVEVNPILDERNRTAEMLVGLALSLLGKRIL from the coding sequence ATGCCCCCCATGGAACGCGTGGCCGTGGTGGGCGTGCCCATGGACCTGGGGGCGAACCGGCGGGGCGTGGACATGGGGCCGTCCGCCCTGCGGTACGCCCGGCTTCTGGAACAGCTGGAGGATCTGGGCTACACCGTGGAGGACCTGGGGGACGTGCCCGTCTCCTTGGTCCGGTCCTCGAGGCGGAGGGGGCAGGGCCTCGCCTACCTGGAGGAGATCCGGGCCGCGGCCCTCGCCCTAAAGGAGCGCCTGGCGTCCCTGCCCGAGGGGGTTTTCCCCATCGTCTTGGGCGGGGACCACTCCTTGAGCATGGGCTCGGTGGCAGGGGCCGCTCGGGGCCGGCGGGTGGGCGTGGTCTGGGTGGACGCCCACGCCGACTTCAACACCCCCGAGACCTCGCCGAGCGGCAACGTCCACGGCATGCCCCTCGCCGTCCTCTCGGGCCTGGGCCATCCCCGGCTCACGGAGGTCTTCCGGGCCGTGGACCCCAGGGACGTGGTCCTGGTGGGGGTGCGGAGCCTGGACCCCGGGGAGAAGCGGCTCCTTAGGGAGGCGGGGGTCCGGGTCTACGCCATGCACGAGGTGGACCGCCTCGGGGTGGCCCGGATCGCCGAGGAGATCCTAAGCCACCTCCAGGGCCTCCCCCTCCACGTCTCCCTGGACGCCGACGTCCTGGACCCCGCCCTCGCCCCCGGGGTGGGGACCCCGGTGCCCGGGGGGCTCACCTACCGGGAGGCCCACCTCCTCATGGAGATCCTGGCCGAGTCGGGCCGGGTGCAGAGCCTGGACCTGGTGGAGGTGAACCCCATCCTGGACGAGCGCAACCGCACCGCCGAGATGCTGGTGGGCCTGGCGCTCAGCCTCTTGGGCAAGCGGATCCTTTGA
- a CDS encoding RDD family protein, whose amino-acid sequence MVIASPWRRLVASLVDSLVLLPLSLLLMALAGVDPLGPTTWVQDLLFQWIPGWTYYTAFTALYGATPGKMALGLKVVRTDERPVDGLTAFMREVVGKTLSTLPLGLGYLWAFFHPRRQAWHDLIADTLVVRASRPG is encoded by the coding sequence GTGGTGATCGCAAGCCCTTGGCGAAGGCTCGTGGCCTCCCTGGTGGACAGCCTCGTCCTCCTCCCCCTAAGCCTCCTCCTCATGGCCCTGGCGGGGGTGGACCCCCTGGGCCCCACCACCTGGGTCCAGGACCTGCTCTTCCAGTGGATCCCCGGCTGGACCTACTACACCGCCTTCACCGCCCTCTACGGGGCCACCCCGGGCAAGATGGCCTTGGGCCTCAAGGTGGTGCGAACGGACGAGCGGCCCGTGGACGGGCTCACCGCCTTCATGCGGGAAGTGGTGGGCAAGACCCTCTCCACCCTCCCCCTGGGGCTCGGCTACCTCTGGGCCTTCTTCCACCCGAGGCGCCAGGCCTGGCACGACCTCATCGCCGACACCCTGGTGGTGCGGGCCTCGAGGCCGGGCTAA
- the sppA gene encoding signal peptide peptidase SppA, whose product MNRKRWLALVLFLAVVLLVVGLGRLTARPPAQGPWRETPLYGQGEKVLLLELLGEIPSGKALEHFLSQVRQAREDEGVRAVVLYVESPGGGVTETEALHRALLALAQEKPLVASLGRVAASGGYYVATAAREILVPPTAVTGSIGVVGYLPQVGELLAKVGVRVEVLKEGRLKDMASPLRPLTPEEREVVQGLLREAYELFVQRVAEGRGMPREKVLALADGRIYSGKQAVALGLADREGYLEDAAQRAAELAGLKAFRLVRYTRPKGLLEGLWGEEVPWAQTLLQARFRVEYRYLGGGLW is encoded by the coding sequence ATGAACCGGAAGCGGTGGCTCGCCCTCGTCCTCTTCCTCGCCGTGGTCCTCCTCGTGGTGGGCCTGGGCCGGCTCACGGCGAGGCCCCCCGCCCAAGGCCCTTGGCGGGAGACCCCCCTCTACGGCCAAGGGGAAAAGGTCCTGCTCCTAGAGCTTCTCGGCGAGATCCCCTCGGGCAAGGCCCTGGAGCACTTCCTCTCCCAGGTGCGCCAGGCCCGGGAGGACGAGGGGGTGCGGGCCGTGGTCCTCTATGTGGAAAGCCCCGGGGGCGGGGTCACGGAGACGGAGGCCCTGCACCGCGCCCTCCTCGCCCTGGCCCAGGAGAAGCCCCTGGTGGCCAGCCTCGGAAGGGTGGCGGCAAGCGGCGGCTACTACGTGGCCACCGCCGCCCGGGAGATCCTCGTCCCTCCCACGGCGGTGACCGGCTCCATCGGGGTGGTCGGCTACCTGCCCCAGGTGGGGGAGCTTCTGGCCAAGGTGGGGGTCCGGGTGGAGGTGCTCAAGGAAGGGCGGCTCAAGGACATGGCCTCGCCCCTCAGGCCCCTCACCCCGGAGGAGCGGGAAGTGGTCCAGGGCCTTCTGCGCGAGGCCTACGAGCTTTTCGTCCAGCGGGTGGCGGAGGGGCGGGGGATGCCCCGGGAGAAGGTCCTCGCCCTCGCCGACGGGCGCATCTACTCGGGGAAGCAGGCCGTGGCCCTGGGCCTCGCCGACCGGGAAGGCTACCTGGAGGACGCCGCCCAAAGGGCCGCGGAGCTTGCGGGCCTTAAGGCCTTCCGCCTCGTGCGCTACACCAGGCCCAAAGGCCTCCTGGAGGGGCTTTGGGGCGAGGAGGTTCCCTGGGCCCAGACCCTTCTCCAGGCGCGCTTTCGCGTAGAATACCGCTACCTTGGAGGTGGCCTGTGGTGA